A genome region from Astyanax mexicanus isolate ESR-SI-001 chromosome 19, AstMex3_surface, whole genome shotgun sequence includes the following:
- the pigq gene encoding phosphatidylinositol N-acetylglucosaminyltransferase subunit Q: MVLKIFFPKCCNTADSGLLVGRWIPGQDSAVVLAVIHYPFIPGQVKKYLTQMRSQTKVDLTVLGSWSMPKDGQEGMDSFLKDLSTIFPHSRWLQLSRESGKRAFTCRVVQENGKPAAKKDGDDNDDDDDDKDKIIFVHYDQRKVMLSQLHPVQEQKGSEEESTELRTMFQTVAQSEPLFFHDMYDEGPLKLTHWQSEGREASIIVELVKQASVPVCIVLTWLLSVWHWLCSFRIFHVWPVQFISSKLSTCVQTGYRTDHFQTVFSTRKATTHMEFMRKANIFVSFLVDIALGLLLISWLYRENRISQLANTLVPAADHVAKELQELLEWLMGAPAGLKMNRALDQVLGRFFLYHIHLWISYIRLMSPFIEMILWYVGLTACLGLTFALSVLSDIVALLTFHIYCFYVYGARLYYLKIYGLSSLWRLFRGKKWNVLRQRVDSCSYDLDQLFIGTLLFTILLFLLPTTALYYLVFTLLRLVVVMFQGLIHLSVDFINSFPLFAMGLRLCRPYRVAEGVKFQVLSEEPGTPLHLRMEINPLKFSSVLQCYRTPTYSCYPKDSWVALCKKLFIGELVYPWRQKSTKTD, from the exons ATGGTGCTGAAGATCTTTTTCCCCAAGTGCTGCAACACTGCGGACAGTGGTCTGCTGGTGGGCCGCTGGATTCCGGGCCAGGACTCGGCTGTTGTTCTTGCCGTGATCCATTACCCCTTCATACCGGGCCAGGTGAAGAAGTATCTGACTCAGATGAGGAGCCAGACCAAGGTGGACCTGACCGTTCTGGGTTCGTGGAGCATGCCCAAAGATGGCCAGGAGGGGATGGACAGCTTCTTGAAGGACCTCAGCACCATCTTCCCTCATTCCCGCTGGCTTCAGCTGAGCCGTGAGAGCGGGAAGAGGGCCTTCACCTGCCGGGTGGTGCAGGAGAATGGGAAACCCGCGGCTAAAAAGGAcggtgatgataatgatgatgatgatgatgataaagataAAATCATCTTCGTTCATTACGATCAGAGGAAGGTCATGCTGTCGCAGCTCCATCCTGTACAGGAACAGAAAGGCTCTGAGGAAGAGTCTACAGAACTGAGGACCATGTTTCAGACTGTGGCTCAGAGCGAGCCCCTGTTTTTTCACGATATGTACGACGAGGGGCCGCTGAAACTCACGCACTGGCAGTCGGAGGGCAGGGAGGCCAGCATCATCGTGGAGCTGGTGAAGCAAGCCTCCGTCCCAGTCTGCATAGTTCTCACCTGGCTGCTGTCTGTGTGGCACTGGCTGTGTAGCTTCAG GATATTTCATGTGTGGCCGGTGCAGTTCATCTCCAGCAAGCTGTCCACCTGTGTTCAGACAGGCTACAGAACAGATCATTTCCAAACTGTTTTCTCTACCAGGAAAGCCACTACACACATGGAGTTCATGAg GAAGGCAAACATTTTTGTGTCCTTCTTGGTGGACATAGCTCTGGGACTGCTGCTCATCTCCTGGCTCTACAGAGAGAACCGTATCAGCCAGCTCGCCAACACGCTGGTGCCAGCTGCTGAT CATGTGGCtaaggagctgcaggagctgttGGAATGGCTCATGGGGGCTCCTGCTGGTCTGAAGATGAACCGGGCGCTGGACCAGGTGCTGGGGAGGTTCTTCCTGTACCACATTCATCTGTGGATCA GTTACATCCGTCTGATGTCTCCCTTTATTGAGATGATCCTGTGGTATGTTGGACTGACTGCCTGCCTGGGTTTGACCTTTGCCCTGTCCGTGCTGTCGGACATCGTGGCACTTCTGACCTTCCACATCTACTGCTTTTATGTATACGGAGCCAG GCTTTACTACCTGAAGATCTATGGTCTGTCTTCCCTCTGGCGTCTTTTCCGGGGTAAGAAGTGGAACGTTCTAAGGCAGCGTGTGGACTCCTGCTCCTACGACCTGGATCAG CTGTTCATCGGTACTCTGCTCTTCACCATCCTGCTGTTCCTGCTTCCCACCACTGCCCTGTACTACCTGGTCTTTACTCTG CTGCGTCTGGTGGTGGTGATGTTCCAGGGGCTAATTCACCTCAGCGTGGACTTCATTAACTCCTTCCCCCTGTTCGCCATGGGGCTGCGGCTCTGCAGGCCCTACAGAGTGGCTG AGGGAGTTAAATTCCAGGTGCTCAGTGAAGAGCCTGGAACtccactgcacttgaggatggaG ATAAACCCTCTGAAATTCAGCTCTGTGCTGCAGTGCTACCGGACACCCACTTACAGCTGCTACCCCAAGGACTCGTGGGTCGCCCTGTGCAAGAAGCTTTTCATAGGGGAGCTCGTTTACCCCTGGAGGCAGAAGAGCACCAAAACAgactga